A window from Gorilla gorilla gorilla isolate KB3781 chromosome 21, NHGRI_mGorGor1-v2.1_pri, whole genome shotgun sequence encodes these proteins:
- the RBBP8NL gene encoding RBBP8 N-terminal-like protein isoform X3, with protein sequence MNGLKEENKALKEEVKRLRGLGDRPKPRAKEGTSDPASPLLLPSPGGWKAITEKPPGGHEEAEEDHQGVGLRGEEKPAGHRTSPVAKISPGATLPESRAPDMSPQRISNQLHGTIAVVRPGSQACPADRGPANGTPPPLPARSSPPSPAYERGLSLDSFLRASRPSAMTHEAPKRSPKVDRLCLLNRPLSLHLQSPHSSPLAPAAAPSDPRLQDLKAREAEAWEEPTELLGLPSALAGMQDLRLEGALHLLLAQQQLRARARAGSVRPRGQPTPGEMLPSLPVGSDSEGPKSEGTRAALATAGLSGGRHTQPAGPGRAQRTEAAATQDCALDKPLDLSEWGRARGQDTPKPAGQHGSLSPAAAHTASPEPPTQSGPLTRSPQALSNGTKGTRVPEQEEACTPMDPSRPLPGSQLSLSSPGSTEDEDTGRPLPPLQPQPPPHPQPPDLDGHPEPSKAEVLRPESDELDETDTPGSKVGLSSQAEATTSTTGEGPECICAQEHRQGLPRKRKRALEPGDKASKKPSRGRRKLTATEGPGSPRDAEDHSPSPNSSPWEET encoded by the exons ATGAACGGGCTGAAGGAAGAGAACAAGGCCTTGAAGGAGGAGGTGAAGCGGCTTCGGGGCCTGGG AGACAGGCCCAAGCCCCGGGCCAAGGAGGGCACCTCGGACCCCGCCTCACCCCTGCTGCTCCCCTCCCCTGGTGGCTGGAAGGCCATCACAGAGAAGCCACCGGGAGGCCacgaggaggctgaggaagaccACCAGGGCGTGGGCCTGCGGGGAGAAG AAAAGCCAGCAGGGCACAGGACATCTCCAGTGGCCAAAATCTCCCCAGGGGCCACCCTGCCTGAGTCGCGAGCCCCAGACATG AGCCCCCAGCGCATCTCCAACCAGCTGCACGGGACCATTGCCGTGGTGCGGCCTGGGTCCCAGGCTTGCCCTGCCGACCGTGGCCCCGCCAATGGGACGCCCCCACCACTGCCCGCCAGGAGCAGCCCACCCAGCCCAGCGTATGAGCGTGGCCTCTCCCTGGACAG CTTCCTGCGGGCCTCCCGGCCCTCCGCCATGACCCATGAGGCCCCGAAGCGCTCCCCGAAGGTGGACCGGCTCTGCCTCCTAAACCGCCCCCTGTCGCTGCACCTGCAGAGCCCCCACAGCAGCCCCCTGGCCCCTGCTGCAGCCCCCAGCGACCCCCGGCTCCAGGACTTGAAGGCCAGAGAAGCAGAGGCCTGGGAGGAGCCCACAGAACTGCTGGGGCTGCCCAGTGCCCTGGCGGGCATGCAGGACCTTCGCCTGGAGGGGGCACTGCACCTGCTCCTGGCCCAGCAGCAGCTGCGGGctagggccagggcaggcagtGTCAGGCCAAGGGGCCAGCCCACACCCGGGGAGATGCTGCCCTCCCTACCAGTCGGCTCAGACTCTGAGGGCCCCAAGAGTGAGGGGACCAGGGCAGCTCTGGCCACAGCAGGCCTGTCTGGAGGGCGGCACACACAGCCTGCAGGCCCGGGCCGCGCCCAGAGGACAGAGGCTGCAGCCACGCAGGACTGTGCCCTAGACAAGCCCCTGGACCTCTCGGAGTGGGGCCGGGCCCGGGGCCAGGACACTCCCAAGCCGGCCGGCCAGCATGGGTCACTCAGCCCTGCCGCTGCCCACACCGCCAGCCCCGAGCCACCCACCCAGTCCGGACCCCTGACTCGCAGTCCCCAGGCACTCAGCAATGGCACCAAGGGGACCAGAGTGCCAGAGCAGGAGGAGGCTTGCACTCCCATG GACCCCTCACGCCCACTTCCAGGGTCCCAGCTCAGCCTGTCCTCTCCAGGCAGTACAGAAGATGAAGACACAGGGAGGCCTCTGCCACCTCTCCAGCCACAGCCGCCTCCCCACCCACAGCCACCTGACCTGGACGGCCACCCAG AGCCCAGCAAGGCTGAAGTGCTGAGACCAGAGTCCGACGAACTGGATGAGACAGACACCCCAGGCAGCAAG GTGGGCCTGAGCTCCCAGGCGGAGGCCACTACGAGCACGACCGGGGAGGGGCCTGAGTGCATCTGCGCCCAGGAGCACAGGCAGGGTCTACCACGGAAGAGGAAGCGGGCCTTGGAGCCTGGGGACAAAG CCTCCAAAAAGCCGTCCAGAGGGAGAAGGAAACTGACAGCCACTGAGGGGCCCGGGAGCCCAAGGGACGCCGAGGACCACAGTCCCTCCCCCAACAGCAGCCCCTGGGAGGAGACCTAG